Genomic window (Chryseobacterium sp. H1D6B):
TTCGTACACACTTCAGGTTTAGTAGATAATATTCGTGAAAATGATGTCGTAACATTCGATACACAAAATGGAAACAAAGGTGTCAATGCAGTTAACGTTAAAATAGCGTAACTTCATTTAGTCAACACATATGATATAGGAAGAGCAGGTAATTTATTATCTGCTCTTTTTTATTTATATCTCAACAAGTCTAGGGCTGATTAATGTTTTGATCTTATTTCTGCTTATTCAGTGGCAATTTTTCCTTACTGATATCTTATGTATTTTCTTCAGCATCTTCATTGTTCCTGAGTTATTAGCGAAATCACAAAATAAAATTCTTTAAAACTCTAGAATTTTTCCAGTGAAAACCTAATCAAACGCTCCACCTTTGGCAAATGGAAACTCTTTATTATCAAAAGTGTCCACCAGAAGTTATTTAGTCTATAATAATCTTTCCTCAATTTTTTCAAATATTTCAGATAATTTTGGCTCTGCTAAAATTTATATACAATTGCATTAATGTTCATTCCTGCACCAACAGACGCAAATAAGATGATATCATCTTTCTTAATATGATGCTTTGGGAGCTCATTATTTAAAATCATTGACAGTAACGTTGGCACTGTTGCTACGCTGCTGTTTCCTAATTTACTTATGATCATCGGCATAATGTTTTCCGGTACTTCGGTATTATATAATTTATAAAATCGCTTTACAATTTCTTCATCCATTTTTTCATTAGCCTGATGGATTAATATTTTACTCAATTCATTAATTTTGTAACCGCTGTCATCAAGGCATTTTTTCATCGCTTGAGGAACATTTGAGAGTGCAAATTCATAGATCTTTCTTCCTCTCATTTTAATGTACTTTGTTCCTGATTGATCTTCTGTATTGTATGATCTTCCGAAACCGAGGTAATCCATTTCATTTAATGTGAAAGAAGCTGACAAATGTGCCTTGATGCCGTAATCATCATGAGTTTCCTGAATTATTACAGCCCCTGCACCATCTGAAAAAATCATACTATCCCGGTCATGTGCATCACAAACTCTTGATAATGTTTCTGTACCTATGACCAGGCACGTTTTTGCTATCCCCGCTTTGATAAAAGTATGGGCTTGGATCATCCCTTCGATCCAGCCGGGACATCCGAATAAAACATCATAGGCAACGCAGTAATTATTTTTAATTTTTAGATGATGTTTAATTCTTGAGGCTAAACTTGGAACTGCATCAGATTGATTTTTTCCATAAGGAACATCTCCAAAATTTTGAGCACAAATAAGATAATCTATTTTTTCCGGGTCGACTTTAGCATTTTTTATAGCTTCCTGAGCTGCGAAAAAACCCAAGTCGGATGCAACAAATGCGTTTGACGCATATTTTCTTTCTGTAATCCCAGTGATTTCTATAAGTTTTTTTGCAATTGTAGCATTATCCTGCATTAATTCATTGCCTTTCTCATCAAAAAACCTGTGATCCTGAAAAAATGGATTGGGTATAATTTCTGAAGGTAAGTAACTTCCCACACCAATAATTTTACTTGTCATGTAACTTAATTTTTATGAAATAGTATTAACTTTTATTTTAACTCAAACGGCGCAAATTTATAAAAATGTCCGAATTTAGACGAAAATAAAAAATCATTTATGATCATAATCACGTTAATTGATTAATGGTTTTAATGTGCTGGTTAATAACTGGTATGGAAGAAACTACTATGTGCTGAAATATTTCAGGACTTTGCCTCTTAGATATTTTTGAAAGAGCTTGCATAGTATGAATAATGATCGTGATAAAGTAATATGTCATCCACCATCAATACTTTAGCAACTACTAAGAATTTTTTTAACCACTTCTATCATATTGTTGATATCGAATGGTTTTTCTATAAAGTCATCAGCTTTGCATTCTTTTGCCTTTTTGGGTAAATCGGGAGATGTGGAGGTCAGGACTGCTGATAGATCTTCTGTTTCAGGATCAGATTTTAATTCTTCGATTACTTCCGATCCTTTCTTTTTTCCTTTGATGTAATCATCTACAATGACAACGTCAGGATCAATCTCATCAATTTCTTTAGTGGACACTGCAGTTAAAGATGGAGTAACGTCATAACCTTCCTCCGTCAAAACCTCATCCATTATATTCAGAATTGTTTCATTATCCTGAATAAGAACAATTTTCTTCTTCATAGTTTTTAATTACCTGCATAAATGTATGGACAAAAAAACAATAAGTGCTTAAAAATCATCATTATATATTTATTATTGTTTCATTTCTTCTAATTTGGATCTTAATATCTTAATCACAACTCCATTTTGTGCCTTGGTAAATTGATCTCTTGTTCCTGTGGATAAGGTTGTCTCTGAGTCATACTGACGTCCTCCTTCAATGTTCTCGCTGTCTCTAATGATTTAGATTGATCCATTGAATATCTTGGGTCTGGTATGAAAGGCATCTTGGCCATTTTATGAATTGTGATGGTAGGGAAGTGAAAATCAACTTCGACTGTTCCCAACAAAAGATAACAGCCACCACCTTGAAAAGGATATTGTTCTAAACAGTTTGGAAAATGTGCCGTATCAAAGTAGTCGCCTTCCGCGTCGATCCACGTTCCGAAAAACATGGCTCCCCTTTTGGTTGGTACATGCTTTCTGGAAATCAGATAGGCCAGCATTTTCACCTGCTGCTTATGATATTTGGTAAGATCCTTAGACATGACCGTTCCACGATATCTGGTCTGTAATAAATCGAAAGGACTGAAGGACACAGGAAATCCCAAGATCTCGATCTCGTCAAAAGCGTCTTCAAATGGATCTCTTTCTATTTTAGGAAGCTGATATTCTTTTTGTGGCTCTTCTATAAGCGTAAGCTGTTTATTATCTGGTTTGTTTCCTGACATCAGAAATCTCGCCTCGATCAACAGTTCGTGCTTTTGTTTACCTGTAAACCGCAACGCACCAACAAAGATCAATACTTGCAAAGTTTCTATACCAATCGGAATTCTTTTAACAAAGTTTTCCAAAGTAGTATAATCGCCATTCTTTTTTCTTTCTTCAGGAATCATCTGTGCTACTCTTCCTTCTAAATTCTCAATTAACATCAAGCCTAGATAAACATCGGTGCCATATACTGTAGCCTGAAACTCGCTGAGATTGACACACGGATTGTTAATGGTTGCGCCCGACATTTTTGCTTCGTGTACATAAACTTCAGTTCTGTAAAATCCACCACCGTTGTTGATGGCACAGACCATAAACTCTATCGGGTAGTAGACCTTCAGGTATAAACTCTGATAACTCTCTACAGCGTAAGAGGCTGAATGTGCCTTACAGAAAGAATATCCTGCAAATGATTCGATTTGCCGATAGACTTCTTTAGACAATTGTTCAGGATGCCCCAATTCTTGACAGGATTCAAAGAAATGGTCCTTTACTTTTTGTAATGCGGAGAGCGAACGGCCTTTTCCGCTCATGGCTCTTCGAAGGACATCGCCATCGGCAGCAGAAAGGCCACCAAAGTGCAGGGCAATTTTGATCACGTCTTCCTGATAGACCATAATACCGTAGGTCTCTCCAAGCTCTTTCTTAAAGACATCGTGGAAATACTCGAACTTTGTCGGATTATTATGCCTGAAAATATATTCCCGCATCATTCCACTCTGAGCCACGCCGGGACGGATAATAGAGGAGGCGGCAACCAATACTTTGTAATTGTCACATTTCAGTCTTCTCAATAATCCACGCATGGCGGGACTCTCTATGTAAAAGCATCCTATGGTCTTGCCAATGCTAAGGAATTCATTGCACTTAGCTTCATCTTTTGACAGGGTAGTATCTTTGATATCGACGATAATCCCTTTTTTTTCTTTGATCAGATCAACAGTGTCCTTGATTGTTCCCAAGCCTCTTTGGGAAAGGATGTCAAACTTTTCCAGACCGATATCTTCTGCGGTGTGCATATCAAATTGTACGATCGGAAATCCTTTGGGTGGCATTTCCAATGCAGAATAATTAGTGATCGGTTCTTCTGAGATCAAGATTCCGCAGGAATGCATACTTCTCTGATTGGGATATTTTTCCAACATTTTTCCATAGTAATGTACTAATCTGAACACGGAGTTATCATTGTGCTGGTCTATTGGTTTTCCGGCTAACACATCCAACTCATCCTTAGGCAATCCAAATGCTTTCCCGACCTCGCGAAAGATCGACCTGTATTTAAATTCGACGTTAGTTCCACAAAAAGCCACATGATCCTTTCCATATTTTTTGAAAATGTACGCCAAGATAATATCTCTTGTCTGCCAGCTCCAGTCAATGTCAAAGTCGGGTGGTGTTTTACGGTTGAGGTTCAAAAAACGTTCAAAATAAAGATCCAGTTCCAGAGGACAGATGTCTGTAATTCCTATACAATAACTGATGATCGAGTTTGCTCCACTCCCTCTACCCATATGCATAAAGCCCATCCTGTTGCTGTATTGAATGATATCCCAGGTGATCAGGAAATAGGAACAGAAGTTAAGTTGGTGAATGACTCCCAATTCCTTTTCCATCCTTGCTTTAGCATCGGAATCACCATCGGGATATCTTTTTGTCAATCCTTCATAGGCAAGTTCCCTCAACAGCTTAAAATCATTTTCCCTGCTGTCCGTAAAATGCTTTTTATTTTTAGGTGTAGAAAAGTCAAAATCAAAACTGCATGCATTAACGAGATGTTTTGTATTCTCAATGATCTGCGGATAGAGTTGATATTGACCTAAAAGCTGCCTCTTGTCAACAAAGGTCTCGCTTTCTTTACAATGGTCATTTTCTGAAAGTTTACTGATCAACGTATTTCCATCGATGGCTCTTAAAATTTTATGCAGTTCATATTTTTCAGTGCCACTAAATGTCACGGGATGCAGAATGACCATCCTCTCGATCAGTCTTTTCAGTTCAGGCCTTACCAGGAAATTCAATTCATCCTGCCTGATACCGATAAATTCATGTTCCAAAAGTTTTTCAGGAATATTTGTTAAGGGATAGATCACAAAACTATCCTTCAGTTCAGGATTAGCTTTAGGGATCTCCATTCCTTCACAATTATAATTGGTCAAAAGCCGGTTCACCTCTGCGATTCCTTTGGGATTTTTAGCCAGGCATACGTAGTGCTGCTCATTTTCAACCCGAACATCGACCCCGACGATCGGTTTAATGCCTTTTTCCTGACAAAGTTTGTAAAAATCATAGATCCCTGTGACTGTATTAATGTCTGTCAGGGCTAATGTCCTGATATTAAGATCAACAGCCTGCTGGACCAGATCCTCAATGGGAATGGTTCCGTATCTGAGACTGTGATAGGAATGGCAGTTGAGAAACATAGTGTTCTATTTTATTTATTTAAAAAACCGGATGCCCGGCCCACGCTGGAAACTCCGAACCTGTTTTTGATCCTATCCATCGTCTGATAAAGGGAGATCAGTTCTTCTGTGTCTTCAAAGAGATCCATCTGATGACAACCGTGAACAAGACCGGTAAACCGGATTCCTATCAGTCTTATTCTCATTCTTCTGGTATAGACCTTCTTGAACAATTCAAGGACATATCTGAGAAGGGTATGGTCTGCAGAAGTATAGGGTATCCTGCATTGTTTGGTCTCCGTATCAAAATTCGAATACCTTATCTTGACGGTAACGGTCGAGGTCAGCCATTTTTCCTGCCTCAACTGAAAGGCAAGCTTTTCTACCATTCCGGATAGAATGCTTCTGATATTCTGAATATCAATGGTATCCTGGGAAAATGTATCTTCCGTTGATATTGATTTTCTTTCAGAGTAAGGGATTACGGGTGTCTCATCAATACCGTGGGCTTTTTTCCAAAGGACGGTTCCGTTCTTTCCGATCAGCTGGTTCAGCACATCAATGGGCATTTCAGACAGCGTCTTTATGGTCTTGACACCCAATCTTGAAAACAGGTTGAATGTTTCAGGTCCGACCATTGGAATTTTTTTGATGGACAGCGGATTTAAAAAATTTTGGATATTGGCCTCTTTCACTTCAAATCTTCCCGTAGGCTTCGATTCACCTGTTCCGATCTTTGAGACCGTCTTATTGGTGGATAAAGCAAAGCTGATTGGTAAGCCTGTATTTTTTGTGACGGCATCGACAATTTCATTTGTCCATTGAAAACAGCCAAAAAACTGATCCATTCCTGAAAGGTCAAGATAAAATTCATCGATACTGGCTTTTTCCAACACCGGTACTTTTTCCTGAATGACCTCGGTCACAATATGCGACATATTGGAGTAATATTCCATATCACCCTTGATCACTTTAGCTTCCGGACATAACCTCAAAGCCATCTTAATTGGCATTGCCGAGCGCACCCCAAATTTCCGAACTTCATATGAGCAAGAAGCTACCACACCACGATCCCCACCTCCGATGATCACAGGCTGTTTCTCCAGTACAGAGTTTTTCAGCCGTTCACAGGAAACAAAAAAGGTGTCCAGATCCATATGTGCAATTGCTCTTTCCATTTGACAAAATTAGATACATTATGTATCTTTTTTATTATATTTGCAGATACAAATTGTATCAATGTCAATATTTTCAGAAAACATCAGGCTTCTAAGGCATAAGAAAAATTTATCTCAACAGAGCTTTGCAGAAAGTCTAGGGATGAGTAGAGTGCGGTATTCAAAATACGAAGACGGGCGTTCAGAGGCACCTTACGAGATCCTGATCAGGATCTCCAAATTCTTCAATGTGAGCATCGATCTGCTGCTGACCTTGGATATCAGTAAATACCCGGTGGACAATATGATGAAGCTACCGGAGAACAGGGTGGTATTGCCGATCACCGTAGATTCTGAGGGGGAGAATTTTATCGAGATCGTACCACAGAAAGCATCGATGGGTTATCTGAAAGGTTTCAGTGATGCAGATTATATTGATAAGCTTTCCCGAATGAAACTTCCCTTTTTGAAGAATGGAAAATACAGGGCTTTTCTGGCGGATGGTGATTCGATGCCTCCTTTTGCAGACGGTTCTTATATAATAGGTGAATACATAGAACAATTGACAGACCTGAAACCCGGCAAGGAATATATTTTCGTCACTTCAGATGGCATCACCTACAAAACATTGGTCAAGCAAACCAAAAAGTCGGTAATCGTCTCGGCAGACAATACATTTTATGAGCCTTACGAGATCCCTCTTGAAAATGTTTTTGAGGTATGGAAATATGTGCGTGGGATCCTGCCTGAAAATTATAAACCGGGAAAGACCAACGAGACCTATATCAATACAGTGTTGCAGGAACTTAAAACCAGTATTAAGGAACTTGATGATAAGGTTTCATCCATTAAATAATTTTTATCAATCAATATTCCCATGCAGCTAAGTTTATTTGATACAGAAGAATTTTACGAGTTTCCAAAAGACCTTTTGGAGTACAAAGAAAATTTCCTGGGCACGGAAGAGGCGGATCAGTTAAAAGACCATCTGCTTCAAACAGCTCCATGGGAACAGCGTACTCAGAAGATGTATGATAAGACAATCATAACACCACGACTGACCGTCTGGTATGGTGATGACAAAAAATCTTACGAATCGGCTGATAATAATACATCAGGTACCAATCCCTGGACTTCGGAGTTGCTGGCATTAAAAGAAAGAATTGAACAAGAATTCGGTTATAGGTTCAATGGGGTTCTATTAAACCTCTATCGGGACAACAATGATTCAGTGGCCTGGCACAGGGATAAGGAAAGCCGGTATGGAAAACGTCCTGTCATCGCGTCCATCAGTCTCGGACAGACCAGGAACTTTGATTTTAGAAAAAAAGACCATCATCAGAGCAAATACAGCCTGCCGCTTCCAAACGGTTCATTGCTCATTATGAAAGGTGACCTTCAGGAAAACTGGGAACACCGGATCGCCAAATCTACAATACCCATGAAGGAACGTGTTAACCTAACGTTCCGATTGATCAGTGAACTATAGTATCATAAAAAAATAAAATTAAATAA
Coding sequences:
- a CDS encoding cold shock domain-containing protein — protein: MQQGTVKFFNETKGFGFITPSAGGQDVFVHTSGLVDNIRENDVVTFDTQNGNKGVNAVNVKIA
- a CDS encoding 3-oxoacyl-ACP synthase III family protein, whose product is MTSKIIGVGSYLPSEIIPNPFFQDHRFFDEKGNELMQDNATIAKKLIEITGITERKYASNAFVASDLGFFAAQEAIKNAKVDPEKIDYLICAQNFGDVPYGKNQSDAVPSLASRIKHHLKIKNNYCVAYDVLFGCPGWIEGMIQAHTFIKAGIAKTCLVIGTETLSRVCDAHDRDSMIFSDGAGAVIIQETHDDYGIKAHLSASFTLNEMDYLGFGRSYNTEDQSGTKYIKMRGRKIYEFALSNVPQAMKKCLDDSGYKINELSKILIHQANEKMDEEIVKRFYKLYNTEVPENIMPMIISKLGNSSVATVPTLLSMILNNELPKHHIKKDDIILFASVGAGMNINAIVYKF
- a CDS encoding response regulator; amino-acid sequence: MKKKIVLIQDNETILNIMDEVLTEEGYDVTPSLTAVSTKEIDEIDPDVVIVDDYIKGKKKGSEVIEELKSDPETEDLSAVLTSTSPDLPKKAKECKADDFIEKPFDINNMIEVVKKILSSC
- the dnaE gene encoding DNA polymerase III subunit alpha, whose protein sequence is MFLNCHSYHSLRYGTIPIEDLVQQAVDLNIRTLALTDINTVTGIYDFYKLCQEKGIKPIVGVDVRVENEQHYVCLAKNPKGIAEVNRLLTNYNCEGMEIPKANPELKDSFVIYPLTNIPEKLLEHEFIGIRQDELNFLVRPELKRLIERMVILHPVTFSGTEKYELHKILRAIDGNTLISKLSENDHCKESETFVDKRQLLGQYQLYPQIIENTKHLVNACSFDFDFSTPKNKKHFTDSRENDFKLLRELAYEGLTKRYPDGDSDAKARMEKELGVIHQLNFCSYFLITWDIIQYSNRMGFMHMGRGSGANSIISYCIGITDICPLELDLYFERFLNLNRKTPPDFDIDWSWQTRDIILAYIFKKYGKDHVAFCGTNVEFKYRSIFREVGKAFGLPKDELDVLAGKPIDQHNDNSVFRLVHYYGKMLEKYPNQRSMHSCGILISEEPITNYSALEMPPKGFPIVQFDMHTAEDIGLEKFDILSQRGLGTIKDTVDLIKEKKGIIVDIKDTTLSKDEAKCNEFLSIGKTIGCFYIESPAMRGLLRRLKCDNYKVLVAASSIIRPGVAQSGMMREYIFRHNNPTKFEYFHDVFKKELGETYGIMVYQEDVIKIALHFGGLSAADGDVLRRAMSGKGRSLSALQKVKDHFFESCQELGHPEQLSKEVYRQIESFAGYSFCKAHSASYAVESYQSLYLKVYYPIEFMVCAINNGGGFYRTEVYVHEAKMSGATINNPCVNLSEFQATVYGTDVYLGLMLIENLEGRVAQMIPEERKKNGDYTTLENFVKRIPIGIETLQVLIFVGALRFTGKQKHELLIEARFLMSGNKPDNKQLTLIEEPQKEYQLPKIERDPFEDAFDEIEILGFPVSFSPFDLLQTRYRGTVMSKDLTKYHKQQVKMLAYLISRKHVPTKRGAMFFGTWIDAEGDYFDTAHFPNCLEQYPFQGGGCYLLLGTVEVDFHFPTITIHKMAKMPFIPDPRYSMDQSKSLETARTLKEDVSMTQRQPYPQEQEINLPRHKMEL
- the dinB gene encoding DNA polymerase IV; the encoded protein is MERAIAHMDLDTFFVSCERLKNSVLEKQPVIIGGGDRGVVASCSYEVRKFGVRSAMPIKMALRLCPEAKVIKGDMEYYSNMSHIVTEVIQEKVPVLEKASIDEFYLDLSGMDQFFGCFQWTNEIVDAVTKNTGLPISFALSTNKTVSKIGTGESKPTGRFEVKEANIQNFLNPLSIKKIPMVGPETFNLFSRLGVKTIKTLSEMPIDVLNQLIGKNGTVLWKKAHGIDETPVIPYSERKSISTEDTFSQDTIDIQNIRSILSGMVEKLAFQLRQEKWLTSTVTVKIRYSNFDTETKQCRIPYTSADHTLLRYVLELFKKVYTRRMRIRLIGIRFTGLVHGCHQMDLFEDTEELISLYQTMDRIKNRFGVSSVGRASGFLNK
- a CDS encoding LexA family transcriptional regulator — its product is MSIFSENIRLLRHKKNLSQQSFAESLGMSRVRYSKYEDGRSEAPYEILIRISKFFNVSIDLLLTLDISKYPVDNMMKLPENRVVLPITVDSEGENFIEIVPQKASMGYLKGFSDADYIDKLSRMKLPFLKNGKYRAFLADGDSMPPFADGSYIIGEYIEQLTDLKPGKEYIFVTSDGITYKTLVKQTKKSVIVSADNTFYEPYEIPLENVFEVWKYVRGILPENYKPGKTNETYINTVLQELKTSIKELDDKVSSIK
- a CDS encoding alpha-ketoglutarate-dependent dioxygenase AlkB, producing MQLSLFDTEEFYEFPKDLLEYKENFLGTEEADQLKDHLLQTAPWEQRTQKMYDKTIITPRLTVWYGDDKKSYESADNNTSGTNPWTSELLALKERIEQEFGYRFNGVLLNLYRDNNDSVAWHRDKESRYGKRPVIASISLGQTRNFDFRKKDHHQSKYSLPLPNGSLLIMKGDLQENWEHRIAKSTIPMKERVNLTFRLISEL